From the genome of Duffyella gerundensis, one region includes:
- a CDS encoding YifB family Mg chelatase-like AAA ATPase — protein MSLSIVLTRALLGVNAPLVTVEVHISNGLPAFSLVGLPETTVKEARDRVRSAIINSGFSFPARRITVNLAPADLPKEGGRYDLPIAIAVLVASEQVPADKLTQYEFLGELALTGTLRGVQGAIPAAMAALAATRQLILSADNQADVGLIQQGQSLIGEHLLDVCAFLHGKQELAAAEAQPYQEAVHSADLNDVTGQHQARRALEITAAGGHNLLLIGPPGTGKTMLATRLSGLMPPLTEQEALECAAIASLSDSGNLHKQWRQRPFRAPHHSASLFALIGGGSLPRPGEISLAHNGVLFLDELPEFERRVLDALREPIESGEIAISRARAKVTYPARFQLIAAMNPSPTGHYQGNHNRCSPQQTLRYLSRLSGPFLDRFDLSLEVPLLPSGTLSQRESVNESSDVVRQRVQAARTIQLTRAGKVNAALNNKEIQQWCEIDMESAQWLENVLNTLGLSVRAWQRILKVSRTIADLAGKEGIHREHLQEALSYRGIDRLLIHLHKSLE, from the coding sequence ATGTCGCTTTCCATCGTATTAACACGCGCACTGCTGGGCGTTAACGCGCCTCTGGTGACGGTTGAAGTCCACATCAGCAATGGATTGCCCGCCTTTTCTCTGGTGGGCCTGCCGGAGACCACCGTGAAAGAGGCACGCGATCGAGTACGCAGCGCCATTATCAATAGCGGCTTCAGCTTTCCTGCTCGCCGTATTACGGTAAATTTAGCGCCAGCAGATCTCCCTAAAGAAGGGGGACGTTACGATCTGCCTATCGCTATTGCCGTTCTGGTCGCTTCAGAGCAGGTTCCTGCAGATAAGCTGACGCAGTATGAGTTTCTGGGTGAGCTGGCGCTTACAGGCACGCTAAGGGGCGTTCAGGGAGCAATCCCGGCGGCAATGGCTGCCCTGGCGGCGACGCGGCAGCTAATCCTGTCTGCGGATAATCAGGCGGATGTTGGATTAATCCAACAAGGTCAGTCGTTAATCGGCGAACATCTGCTGGATGTCTGTGCCTTTCTGCATGGTAAACAGGAGCTGGCTGCTGCGGAAGCTCAGCCTTATCAGGAAGCGGTACACAGCGCAGATTTGAATGATGTTACCGGTCAGCATCAGGCGCGGCGCGCGCTGGAGATTACCGCGGCGGGCGGACACAACCTGCTGCTGATTGGTCCTCCCGGTACCGGTAAAACAATGCTGGCCACACGCTTGTCGGGCCTGATGCCACCATTGACGGAACAGGAGGCGCTGGAATGCGCCGCTATTGCCAGCTTGTCTGACAGCGGCAACCTGCATAAACAGTGGCGACAGCGCCCTTTTCGCGCGCCTCATCATAGCGCATCGCTATTTGCGCTCATTGGCGGTGGTAGTTTGCCCCGACCCGGCGAGATTTCACTGGCGCATAATGGCGTACTCTTTCTTGATGAACTCCCGGAGTTTGAGCGTCGTGTGCTGGATGCCTTACGCGAACCGATTGAGTCCGGTGAAATCGCTATATCACGGGCGCGAGCGAAGGTGACATATCCGGCTCGCTTTCAACTTATTGCAGCCATGAATCCAAGCCCAACAGGGCATTATCAAGGCAACCATAACCGATGTTCGCCACAGCAGACGCTGCGCTATCTCAGTCGCCTGTCAGGCCCATTTTTAGATCGCTTTGATCTTTCGCTGGAGGTGCCTTTATTGCCCTCAGGCACGTTAAGTCAGCGAGAAAGTGTTAATGAATCGAGTGACGTGGTTCGCCAGCGCGTGCAGGCGGCGCGCACAATACAGCTGACGCGTGCGGGAAAGGTCAATGCAGCGCTCAATAACAAAGAGATTCAACAGTGGTGCGAGATCGATATGGAAAGTGCGCAGTGGCTGGAAAATGTATTAAACACGCTGGGGCTATCGGTAAGAGCATGGCAGCGAATCCTAAAGGTCTCGCGTACTATTGCCGATTTAGCAGGTAAGGAAGGTATACATCGGGAGCATCTTCAGGAAGCGTTAAGTTATCGCGGCATTGATCGGTTGTTGATTCATTTGCATAAAAGCCTGGAATAA
- the ilvL gene encoding ilv operon leader peptide, giving the protein MKALLRVINLVVISVVVILITPCGASLGERKA; this is encoded by the coding sequence ATGAAAGCCCTTCTACGAGTGATTAACCTGGTCGTGATTAGCGTGGTGGTGATTCTTATCACACCGTGCGGGGCTTCGCTCGGAGAAAGAAAGGCTTAA
- the ilvG gene encoding acetolactate synthase 2 catalytic subunit: MTGAQWVVQALRAQGINTVFGYPGGAIMPVYDALYDGGVEHLLCRHEQGAAMAAIGYARATGKTGVCIATSGPGATNLITGLADAMMDSVPVVAITGQVSSAFIGTDAFQEIDVLGMSLSCTKHSFLVESLEALPSVLAEAFAIAQSGRPGPVLVDIPKDIQLASGDLTPHLLPVEEAIAHPHQQLAEARTLLAQAKKPVLYVGGGVGMARAVPALRAFAQETGIPTVATLKGLGAADVKDECYLGMLGMHGTKAANLAVQQCDLLIAVGARFDDRVTGKLDTFAPHASIIHLDIDPAEFHKLRRAHVTLQGDFNALLPALSQPIDVTEWRNDVIALKTTHAWRYDHPGDAIFAPLFLKQLSDRKAASAVVTTDVGQHQMWAAQHMSYHEPENFITSSGLGTMGFGLPAAVGAQVARPDDCVICISGDGSFMMNVQELGTIKRKQLPVKIVLMDNQRLGMVRQWQQLFFAERYSETNLSDNPDFLMLAGAFGIPGQRITRKDQVDGALDALLNSEGPYLLHVSIDEYENVWPLVPPGASNANMMEKTS, translated from the coding sequence ATGACAGGCGCACAATGGGTTGTTCAGGCGTTACGTGCACAGGGCATTAATACTGTGTTTGGCTATCCGGGTGGAGCGATCATGCCAGTTTACGATGCGCTCTATGATGGCGGCGTCGAACATCTATTGTGTCGCCATGAGCAGGGCGCAGCCATGGCCGCTATCGGCTATGCGCGTGCAACCGGCAAAACCGGTGTGTGTATCGCGACTTCAGGTCCGGGCGCGACCAACCTGATCACCGGCCTGGCGGATGCCATGATGGATTCCGTGCCGGTAGTGGCTATCACCGGTCAGGTATCATCAGCTTTTATCGGTACCGATGCCTTTCAGGAAATCGACGTGCTCGGCATGTCATTATCCTGCACCAAGCACAGTTTTTTGGTGGAATCGCTGGAAGCTCTGCCTTCAGTGCTGGCAGAAGCCTTTGCCATTGCGCAATCTGGTCGCCCTGGCCCGGTACTGGTCGATATCCCTAAAGATATTCAGCTGGCGAGCGGCGATCTGACGCCGCATCTGCTGCCGGTGGAAGAGGCGATCGCGCATCCTCATCAGCAGCTGGCGGAAGCCCGGACCTTACTGGCGCAAGCCAAAAAGCCAGTGCTGTACGTGGGTGGCGGTGTTGGTATGGCGCGTGCGGTGCCGGCACTGCGTGCCTTCGCGCAGGAAACCGGCATTCCAACCGTTGCCACGTTAAAAGGGCTGGGTGCCGCTGACGTTAAAGATGAATGTTATCTCGGCATGTTAGGTATGCATGGCACCAAAGCCGCTAACCTTGCCGTCCAGCAGTGCGACCTGTTGATTGCAGTTGGTGCGCGGTTTGACGATCGTGTTACCGGCAAGCTCGATACCTTCGCGCCGCACGCCAGCATCATTCATCTGGATATCGATCCAGCCGAGTTTCACAAGCTGCGCCGGGCACACGTGACCCTGCAGGGCGATTTCAATGCGCTGTTGCCCGCGCTCAGCCAGCCGATAGACGTTACTGAATGGCGTAACGACGTTATCGCGTTAAAAACCACACATGCATGGCGTTACGATCATCCTGGAGATGCCATTTTCGCGCCGTTGTTTTTGAAGCAGTTATCCGATCGCAAAGCGGCCAGCGCGGTGGTCACCACCGACGTTGGTCAGCATCAGATGTGGGCGGCTCAGCATATGAGCTACCACGAGCCGGAAAATTTCATCACCTCCAGCGGCCTGGGCACCATGGGTTTTGGTTTGCCCGCGGCGGTTGGCGCGCAGGTTGCCCGCCCTGATGATTGCGTTATCTGTATCTCCGGCGACGGCTCGTTCATGATGAATGTGCAGGAACTGGGCACCATCAAACGTAAGCAGTTACCAGTAAAAATTGTGCTGATGGACAACCAGCGTTTAGGCATGGTGCGTCAGTGGCAGCAGCTGTTCTTTGCCGAGCGCTACAGCGAAACCAACCTGTCTGATAATCCCGATTTCTTAATGCTGGCCGGCGCCTTCGGCATTCCTGGCCAGCGTATCACCCGTAAAGATCAGGTCGATGGCGCGTTAGATGCCCTGCTCAACAGCGAAGGGCCGTATCTGCTGCATGTCTCAATCGACGAATATGAAAATGTCTGGCCTCTGGTTCCACCAGGCGCCAGCAACGCGAATATGATGGAGAAAACGTCATGA
- the ilvM gene encoding acetolactate synthase 2 small subunit, with the protein MNQHQLSIEARFRPEIVERILRVVRHRGFQLCAMNMASGINAESVNIEMTVASQRSVELLSSQLNKLMDVASVQIHQQTTQQIRA; encoded by the coding sequence ATGAATCAGCATCAACTGTCTATCGAAGCCCGTTTCCGACCTGAAATAGTCGAGCGCATTTTGCGCGTTGTTCGCCATCGCGGCTTTCAGCTTTGCGCGATGAACATGGCCTCCGGCATCAACGCAGAAAGCGTTAATATCGAAATGACCGTTGCCAGCCAGCGTTCAGTCGAATTATTGTCATCTCAGCTAAATAAATTAATGGATGTCGCGAGCGTCCAGATTCACCAACAAACAACACAACAGATCCGTGCATAG
- the ilvE gene encoding branched-chain-amino-acid transaminase: MSTKKADFIWFNGEMVKWEEAKVSVMSHALHYGTSVFEGVRCYDSHKGPVVFRHREHMQRLHDSAKIYRFPVNFSVDELMSACRDVLRKNNLKSAYIRPLAFVGDVGLGVNPPDGFSTDVIIAAFPWGAYLGAEALEQGIDAMVSSWNRVAPNTIPTAAKAGGNYLSSLLVGSEARRHGYQEGIALDTNGYISEGAGENLFEVKDGILFTPPFTSSALPGITRDAIIKLAKDMGIEVREQVLSRESLYLADEVFMSGTAAEITPVRSVDGIKVGEGKCGPVTKRIQQAFFGLFTGETEDKWGWLDQVNP, encoded by the coding sequence ATGAGCACCAAAAAAGCAGATTTCATTTGGTTTAACGGCGAGATGGTTAAGTGGGAAGAGGCAAAGGTCAGCGTGATGTCACACGCGCTGCATTACGGCACGTCGGTGTTTGAAGGCGTTCGCTGCTATGACTCTCACAAAGGCCCGGTGGTGTTTCGTCACCGCGAGCACATGCAGCGCCTGCATGACTCGGCCAAAATCTACCGTTTTCCAGTGAACTTCAGCGTAGATGAGCTGATGTCTGCTTGCCGTGACGTGCTGCGTAAAAACAACCTGAAAAGTGCCTACATCCGTCCGCTGGCTTTTGTGGGTGATGTGGGTCTGGGTGTAAATCCGCCAGATGGTTTTAGCACCGATGTGATCATCGCCGCGTTCCCTTGGGGTGCTTATCTGGGCGCCGAAGCGCTGGAGCAGGGGATCGACGCCATGGTTTCCTCCTGGAATCGCGTCGCACCAAACACCATTCCTACCGCAGCCAAAGCGGGCGGCAACTATCTCTCTTCCTTACTGGTAGGCAGCGAAGCGCGCCGCCATGGTTATCAGGAAGGCATCGCGCTGGACACCAACGGCTATATCTCTGAAGGCGCAGGCGAAAACCTGTTTGAAGTTAAAGACGGCATCCTGTTCACGCCGCCTTTCACCTCATCCGCGCTGCCGGGTATCACGCGTGATGCGATCATCAAGCTGGCAAAAGATATGGGCATCGAAGTACGTGAGCAGGTGCTGTCACGTGAGTCGCTCTATCTTGCCGATGAAGTCTTTATGTCCGGCACCGCCGCTGAAATCACGCCAGTCCGCAGCGTGGATGGCATCAAGGTTGGCGAAGGCAAGTGTGGCCCGGTAACCAAACGTATTCAGCAGGCGTTCTTCGGGCTGTTCACCGGCGAAACCGAAGATAAATGGGGTTGGTTGGATCAGGTTAACCCATAA